A genome region from Dickeya dadantii NCPPB 898 includes the following:
- a CDS encoding DUF2623 domain-containing protein — protein sequence MKNHFGDGILAGLQASTPQSMSDIRHYCDDYRRGYVCGYAHQRASLRGRQQAAFEAGQLCRRYGLMRDIVAEFFTDVSNPSLVAWFYAGYNQSP from the coding sequence ATGAAAAACCACTTTGGCGACGGTATTCTGGCAGGGTTGCAAGCCTCCACGCCGCAATCGATGAGCGACATCCGTCATTACTGCGATGATTACCGCCGCGGCTATGTCTGCGGTTACGCCCATCAACGGGCCTCGCTGCGGGGCAGACAACAGGCCGCGTTCGAAGCCGGGCAATTGTGCCGCCGTTACGGGCTGATGCGCGATATCGTGGCGGAGTTCTTTACCGACGTCAGCAACCCGTCGCTGGTGGCATGGTTTTACGCCGGTTATAACCAGTCGCCCTGA
- a CDS encoding DASS family sodium-coupled anion symporter produces the protein MSSDSSKGKSIVAFMVPLLLGTIIWFSPVPEGLTPQAWHMFAIFLATIAAILTQPLPSGAVMIIALCVVIFTQTLPEAKALAGFSSGTVWLIFCAYILSLGFVTSGLGKRIAYKMLSLFGGSSLGIAYSLGVSDLIMAPAMPSVTARSGGIIFPIVRSINEVLGSTPGESGKKIGDFLIMVCFQFTPITGAIFLTGMAANPLVGSLAKSSLNVEITWGSWFIAAVVPAMVCFCLMPLLVYKLLNPELKRTPEARQMGKQALAELGTMTPAEKKVALGFLLALIGWGTSLVTGLSATAVGLGLAAYLFASRAVDWKALLKDHAAWDTVIWFSVIISLAGGLSDLGFIKWMTVKMGGAIHGFGAMGTFILLGLIYIYVHYLFATATGHVAALYAPFAATAIAAGAPPVMVAICFGIFSNLMWGNTEYGGGPGPIYFAQGYFERPRFYKINLCVVTVNVIVTFAVGLVWWNLLGYY, from the coding sequence ATGTCATCTGATTCATCTAAGGGAAAATCAATCGTCGCCTTTATGGTTCCCCTGTTATTGGGAACCATAATCTGGTTTTCCCCTGTACCCGAAGGATTAACACCGCAGGCATGGCATATGTTTGCCATTTTTCTCGCCACCATCGCCGCGATATTAACCCAGCCGCTGCCCTCCGGCGCAGTCATGATTATTGCGCTATGCGTCGTTATTTTTACGCAGACGCTGCCGGAAGCGAAAGCGCTGGCAGGCTTTTCCAGCGGAACCGTCTGGTTAATCTTCTGTGCGTATATTCTGTCTCTGGGATTCGTCACCTCCGGTCTCGGCAAAAGAATCGCCTATAAAATGCTGTCGTTATTCGGCGGCAGCAGTCTGGGCATCGCCTATTCATTAGGGGTTTCCGACCTGATTATGGCGCCGGCCATGCCGTCGGTCACCGCACGCTCAGGGGGCATTATTTTCCCTATCGTGCGTTCCATCAACGAAGTATTGGGTTCTACGCCGGGTGAGTCAGGGAAAAAAATCGGTGATTTCCTGATCATGGTCTGTTTCCAGTTCACCCCTATAACCGGCGCCATTTTTCTGACGGGCATGGCGGCGAATCCGCTGGTGGGCAGCCTGGCGAAATCCTCGCTAAATGTCGAAATTACCTGGGGAAGTTGGTTTATCGCCGCGGTAGTACCAGCCATGGTGTGTTTCTGTCTGATGCCGCTGCTGGTCTACAAGCTGCTAAACCCCGAATTGAAACGCACCCCGGAAGCCAGACAGATGGGGAAACAGGCGCTCGCCGAGCTGGGAACGATGACGCCCGCCGAGAAAAAAGTCGCGCTGGGATTTCTGCTGGCGCTGATTGGCTGGGGAACCAGCCTGGTTACCGGGCTATCGGCCACCGCCGTTGGGCTGGGTCTTGCCGCCTATCTGTTTGCCTCACGCGCGGTTGACTGGAAAGCCCTGCTCAAAGACCACGCCGCCTGGGATACCGTCATTTGGTTTAGCGTGATCATCAGCCTGGCCGGCGGCCTGTCCGATTTGGGTTTCATCAAATGGATGACGGTTAAAATGGGCGGCGCCATTCACGGCTTCGGCGCGATGGGCACGTTTATCTTACTCGGGCTGATCTATATTTACGTCCACTACCTGTTCGCCACCGCGACCGGTCACGTCGCCGCGCTGTATGCGCCTTTTGCCGCCACCGCGATTGCCGCAGGCGCGCCCCCGGTCATGGTGGCGATATGCTTTGGTATTTTCAGCAACCTGATGTGGGGAAATACCGAATACGGCGGCGGGCCGGGGCCGATTTATTTTGCTCAGGGCTATTTTGAACGACCGCGGTTTTACAAAATCAATTTATGCGTGGTGACGGTCAATGTCATCGTGACCTTTGCCGTCGGGCTGGTGTGGTGGAATCTGCTGGGGTATTACTGA
- the prlC gene encoding oligopeptidase A: MTNPLLSSFTLPPFSQIQIEHILPAVQAALDDCRQTVEHVVAQPGPFTWDNLCQPLAESDDRLGRIFSPVSHLNSVKNSPELRSAYEQCLPLLSEYGTWVGQHAGLYRAYRDLRDGEHYAGLSVAQKKAVDNALRDFELSGIALPPEQQKRYGDIASRLSELGSQFSNNVLDATMGWTKLITDVNELAGMPESALAAANALAEAKEQQGWLLTLDIPSYLPVMTYCSNQALREEMYRAYVTRASEQGPNAGKWDNGEVMAETLALRHELAQLLGFASFADKSLATKMAENPQQVLDFLTDLAKRARPQGEQELAQLRAFAKEHFGVEELNPWDISYYAEQQKQHLYSISDELLRPYFPEPRVLEGLFEVVKRIYGITAKERQGVDVWHPEVRFFDLFSDSGELLGSFYLDLYAREHKRGGAWMDDCVGRLGKANGELQKPVAYLTCNFNRPINGKPALFTHDEVTTLFHEFGHGLHHMLTRIDTAGVSGINGVPWDAVELPSQFMENWCWEPDALAFISGHYETGEPLPQAMLDKMLAAKNYQAALFILRQLEFGLFDFRLHAGYDPANGARVLETLAEVKAQVSVVKSPEWNRFTHSFSHIFAGGYAAGYYSYLWADVLAADAFSRFEEEGIFNRDTGLSFLENILSRGGSEEPMVLFKRFRGREPKLDAMLKHYGIQE, encoded by the coding sequence ATGACCAATCCATTACTTTCCTCGTTTACCCTGCCGCCGTTCTCCCAGATCCAGATTGAACACATCCTCCCTGCCGTGCAGGCCGCGCTGGACGACTGTCGTCAGACCGTCGAGCACGTGGTGGCGCAGCCGGGTCCGTTCACCTGGGATAACCTGTGTCAGCCGTTAGCGGAAAGTGATGATCGGCTGGGGCGGATTTTCTCGCCGGTCAGCCACCTGAATTCGGTCAAAAACAGCCCGGAACTGCGCAGCGCCTATGAACAGTGCCTGCCGCTGCTGTCCGAATACGGCACCTGGGTGGGCCAGCACGCCGGGTTGTACCGTGCCTACCGCGACCTGCGCGACGGCGAGCATTACGCCGGCCTGAGCGTGGCGCAAAAAAAAGCGGTGGATAACGCCCTGCGCGACTTCGAACTGTCCGGAATTGCATTGCCGCCGGAACAACAGAAACGCTACGGCGACATCGCTTCCCGTCTGTCCGAACTGGGTTCGCAATTCAGCAACAATGTGCTGGACGCCACCATGGGCTGGACCAAACTGATCACCGACGTCAACGAACTGGCCGGTATGCCGGAAAGCGCCCTGGCGGCCGCCAACGCGCTGGCGGAAGCCAAAGAGCAGCAGGGCTGGCTGTTGACGCTGGATATTCCGAGTTACCTGCCGGTAATGACCTACTGTTCCAATCAGGCGCTGCGCGAAGAGATGTACCGCGCCTACGTGACCCGCGCGTCCGAGCAAGGCCCGAACGCCGGTAAGTGGGACAACGGCGAGGTGATGGCGGAAACGCTGGCGCTGCGCCATGAACTGGCGCAATTGCTGGGCTTCGCCAGCTTCGCCGACAAATCGCTGGCCACCAAAATGGCGGAAAACCCGCAGCAGGTGCTGGACTTCCTGACCGATCTGGCCAAACGCGCCCGTCCGCAAGGGGAGCAGGAGCTGGCGCAACTGCGCGCGTTCGCCAAAGAACATTTCGGCGTCGAAGAGTTGAACCCGTGGGACATCAGCTACTACGCCGAACAGCAGAAACAGCACCTGTATTCCATCAGCGATGAACTGCTGCGCCCCTACTTCCCGGAACCGCGCGTACTGGAAGGGCTGTTCGAGGTGGTGAAACGCATCTACGGCATCACCGCCAAAGAGCGTCAGGGCGTCGACGTCTGGCATCCGGAAGTGCGTTTCTTCGACCTGTTCAGCGACAGCGGCGAATTGCTGGGCAGCTTCTACCTTGATCTGTACGCCCGCGAGCACAAACGCGGCGGCGCCTGGATGGACGACTGCGTCGGCCGTCTGGGTAAAGCCAACGGCGAGCTGCAAAAACCGGTGGCCTACCTGACCTGTAACTTCAACCGCCCGATCAACGGCAAACCGGCGCTGTTTACCCACGACGAAGTCACCACCCTGTTCCACGAATTCGGTCACGGGTTGCACCACATGCTGACCCGCATCGACACCGCCGGGGTATCCGGCATCAACGGCGTGCCGTGGGACGCCGTCGAACTGCCGAGTCAGTTCATGGAAAACTGGTGTTGGGAGCCGGACGCGCTGGCGTTCATTTCCGGTCACTACGAAACCGGCGAGCCGCTGCCGCAGGCGATGCTGGACAAGATGCTGGCGGCCAAGAATTATCAGGCGGCGCTGTTCATCCTGCGTCAGCTGGAATTCGGCCTGTTCGATTTCCGCCTGCACGCCGGTTATGACCCGGCCAACGGCGCGCGCGTGCTGGAGACGCTGGCGGAGGTGAAAGCGCAGGTTTCCGTGGTGAAAAGCCCGGAATGGAACCGCTTCACGCACTCCTTCAGCCACATCTTCGCCGGCGGTTACGCCGCGGGTTACTACAGCTACCTGTGGGCCGACGTGCTGGCGGCGGATGCCTTCTCCCGCTTTGAAGAGGAAGGCATTTTTAACCGCGACACCGGCTTGTCGTTCCTGGAGAACATTCTGTCCCGCGGCGGCTCTGAAGAGCCGATGGTGCTGTTCAAACGCTTCCGCGGTCGTGAACCCAAACTGGACGCCATGCTGAAACACTACGGCATCCAGGAATGA
- the gorA gene encoding glutathione-disulfide reductase has protein sequence MTRHYDYLAIGGGSGGIASINRAAMYGKKCALIEAKYLGGTCVNVGCVPKKVMWHAAQIAEAIHHYGPDYGFDVTVNQFNWDTLLKNRSAYIDRIHQSYNNVLGKNQVEVIQGFARFVDAKTVEVNGERITADHILIATGGRPTRPSIPGAEYGIDSDGFFALTALPQRVAVVGAGYIAVEIAGVLNALGSEVHLFVRKHAPLRQFDPLIVDTLVEVMNTEGPGLHTESIPRAVVKNADGSLTLQLESGHEQTVDCLIWAIGREPANDKINLDAAGVALNSKGYIVVDKFQNTTVPGIYAVGDNTGAVELTPVAVAAGRRLSERLFNNKPDEHLDYSNIPTVVFSHPPIGTVGLTEPQAREQYGDDQVKVYKSAFTAMYTAVTQHRQPCRMKLVCVGPEEKIVGVHGIGFGMDEILQGFAVAVKMGATKKDFDDTVAIHPTAAEEFVTMR, from the coding sequence ATGACCAGACATTATGACTATCTCGCCATTGGTGGCGGCAGCGGCGGCATTGCCTCCATCAACCGTGCGGCCATGTATGGAAAGAAATGCGCGCTGATCGAAGCCAAATACCTGGGCGGCACCTGCGTCAATGTCGGGTGCGTGCCGAAAAAGGTGATGTGGCATGCCGCTCAGATTGCCGAAGCCATTCACCACTACGGGCCGGACTATGGTTTTGATGTCACCGTCAATCAGTTTAACTGGGATACGTTGCTGAAAAACCGCAGCGCCTACATTGACCGTATCCACCAGTCTTACAATAACGTACTGGGGAAAAATCAGGTCGAGGTGATTCAGGGCTTTGCCCGTTTCGTGGATGCGAAGACGGTGGAAGTGAACGGCGAGCGCATCACCGCCGACCATATCCTGATCGCCACCGGCGGCCGGCCGACGCGCCCGTCGATTCCCGGTGCGGAGTACGGTATTGATTCCGATGGTTTCTTTGCACTGACCGCGCTGCCGCAACGGGTTGCCGTGGTGGGCGCCGGTTATATCGCGGTGGAAATCGCCGGCGTGCTGAACGCGCTTGGCTCCGAGGTTCACCTGTTTGTGCGCAAGCACGCGCCGCTGCGCCAGTTCGACCCGCTGATTGTGGACACGCTGGTGGAGGTGATGAACACCGAAGGCCCGGGGCTGCACACCGAGTCTATCCCCAGGGCAGTGGTGAAAAACGCCGACGGTAGCCTGACGCTGCAACTGGAAAGCGGGCATGAGCAAACCGTAGATTGCCTGATCTGGGCGATCGGCCGCGAACCGGCGAACGATAAGATCAATCTGGATGCGGCGGGTGTGGCGCTCAACAGCAAAGGCTACATCGTGGTGGATAAATTCCAGAACACCACGGTGCCGGGTATCTACGCGGTGGGCGATAACACCGGCGCCGTTGAGCTGACGCCGGTCGCCGTGGCGGCGGGGCGTCGTCTGTCCGAACGGTTGTTCAACAACAAGCCGGACGAGCATCTGGATTACAGCAATATCCCGACCGTGGTGTTCAGCCACCCGCCGATCGGCACCGTCGGGCTGACCGAGCCGCAGGCGCGCGAGCAGTATGGCGACGATCAGGTTAAGGTGTATAAGTCCGCGTTTACCGCCATGTACACTGCGGTGACGCAGCACCGTCAGCCGTGCCGCATGAAGCTGGTGTGCGTGGGGCCGGAAGAGAAAATCGTCGGCGTGCACGGCATCGGCTTCGGTATGGATGAAATCCTGCAGGGCTTTGCGGTGGCGGTGAAGATGGGCGCGACCAAAAAAGACTTCGACGACACGGTGGCGATTCATCCAACGGCGGCGGAAGAGTTTGTGACTATGCGATAA
- a CDS encoding 23S rRNA (adenine(2030)-N(6))-methyltransferase RlmJ, giving the protein MLSYRHSFHAGNHADVLKHTVQSLIITAMKEKDKPFLYLDTHSGAGRYQLQSEHAERTGEYLDGIGRIWQRDDIPAELEPYMQVVRSYNSGDRLRYYPGSPLIARQLLREHDKIHLTELHPSDFPLLRQEFLRDDRARVIREDGYQQLKAQLPPPSRRGLILIDPPYELKTDYQAVVKGIQEGYRRFATGVFALWYPVVLRQHIKRLLKDLEDTGIRRILQIELAVLPDSDRHGMTASGMIVINPPWKLESQMKSVLPWLHQALVPAGTGHTRVEWVVPE; this is encoded by the coding sequence ATGCTGAGTTATCGCCACAGTTTTCATGCCGGCAATCATGCCGACGTGCTGAAACACACCGTCCAAAGCCTGATCATTACCGCGATGAAAGAGAAGGACAAACCGTTCCTGTATCTGGATACGCACTCCGGCGCGGGCCGTTATCAGCTGCAGAGCGAACACGCCGAGCGCACCGGCGAGTACCTCGACGGCATTGGCCGCATCTGGCAGCGGGATGACATTCCGGCGGAACTGGAGCCGTACATGCAAGTGGTGCGTTCCTATAATTCCGGCGACAGGCTGCGCTATTACCCCGGCTCGCCGCTGATTGCCCGCCAGTTGCTGCGCGAGCATGACAAAATTCATCTCACCGAGCTGCACCCCAGCGATTTTCCGCTGCTGCGTCAGGAATTTCTGCGTGACGACCGGGCGCGGGTGATACGTGAAGACGGTTACCAGCAGTTGAAGGCCCAGTTGCCGCCGCCGTCGCGCCGCGGATTGATTCTGATCGACCCGCCGTATGAACTGAAAACCGATTATCAGGCGGTGGTGAAAGGCATTCAGGAAGGCTATCGCCGCTTTGCTACCGGCGTGTTCGCGCTGTGGTATCCGGTGGTGCTGCGCCAGCACATCAAGCGCCTGCTCAAAGACCTGGAAGACACCGGTATCCGCCGTATCCTGCAAATCGAACTGGCGGTGCTGCCGGACAGCGATCGTCACGGTATGACCGCCTCCGGCATGATTGTCATCAACCCGCCGTGGAAGCTGGAATCCCAAATGAAAAGCGTGCTGCCGTGGCTGCATCAGGCACTGGTGCCTGCCGGCACCGGCCACACGCGCGTTGAGTGGGTGGTGCCGGAATAA
- a CDS encoding class-II fumarase/aspartase family protein, producing MASNVLDSILFRDSFGTPEMRAVFDDHELIRKYVEVEIALAKAEARCGVIPQQAADEIAKTCNADTLDFDLLRHETEIVGYPILPLVHQISKQAGASGGYVHWGATTQDIMDTAVVLQIRDAFDLIEADIRSLRNTLADLARRYRNTPMAGRTHLQQALPITFGYKAAIWLDMFDRHAERLEQARPRILVGEFAGAAGTLASLGDNGLVVQKAMMEELKLGVPTSTWHVARDGFAEAVNLLAVITGSLGKIAYDVMLLASNEFGELYEPFVKGRGASSTMPQKRNPISSELMLACAKGVRQHAGLMLDAMVQDLERATGPWHAEWIAIPESFVLAAGALNQAKFMLSGLIVDEQAMAKNLDMTKGLIVAEAVMMGLAPYIGRQDAHDVVYDACRIVNTQGGRLADVLNAMPQVSSRLKPELIEQLTDPVNYLGIAPEMVDQVLEKSAKRQ from the coding sequence ATGGCATCGAATGTTCTTGATTCTATTCTGTTCAGGGACTCGTTCGGCACGCCTGAAATGCGCGCCGTCTTTGACGACCATGAATTGATTCGGAAATACGTTGAGGTAGAGATCGCGCTGGCGAAAGCCGAAGCCCGCTGCGGCGTTATCCCGCAGCAAGCCGCCGACGAGATCGCCAAAACCTGCAACGCCGACACGCTGGATTTCGACCTCCTGCGCCATGAAACCGAAATCGTCGGCTACCCGATTTTACCGCTGGTCCATCAGATCTCGAAACAGGCCGGGGCATCCGGCGGCTACGTGCACTGGGGCGCGACCACGCAGGACATCATGGATACGGCGGTGGTGTTGCAAATCCGCGACGCCTTCGATCTGATTGAAGCGGATATCCGGTCGCTGCGTAACACGCTCGCCGATCTGGCGCGGCGCTACCGCAATACCCCGATGGCGGGCAGAACCCATCTGCAACAGGCGTTGCCCATCACTTTCGGCTACAAGGCCGCCATCTGGCTGGATATGTTTGACCGCCACGCCGAACGCCTCGAACAGGCGCGCCCGCGCATTCTGGTCGGCGAATTCGCCGGCGCCGCCGGCACGCTGGCCTCGCTGGGCGACAACGGTCTGGTGGTGCAGAAAGCGATGATGGAAGAGCTGAAACTGGGCGTGCCGACCTCCACCTGGCATGTGGCGCGCGACGGCTTCGCCGAAGCGGTGAATTTGCTGGCCGTCATCACCGGATCGCTGGGGAAAATCGCCTATGACGTCATGCTGCTGGCCTCCAACGAGTTTGGCGAACTGTACGAACCCTTTGTCAAAGGCCGCGGCGCCAGCAGCACCATGCCGCAAAAACGTAACCCGATCTCCAGCGAACTGATGCTGGCCTGCGCCAAAGGCGTACGTCAGCACGCCGGCCTCATGCTGGATGCGATGGTGCAGGATCTGGAACGCGCCACCGGCCCGTGGCATGCGGAATGGATCGCGATTCCGGAAAGTTTCGTGCTGGCCGCCGGCGCGCTCAATCAGGCTAAATTCATGCTCAGCGGCCTGATTGTCGACGAACAGGCGATGGCGAAAAACCTCGATATGACCAAAGGGCTGATCGTGGCGGAAGCCGTAATGATGGGGCTGGCGCCTTACATAGGTCGGCAAGACGCGCACGACGTGGTTTACGACGCCTGCCGTATCGTCAATACGCAGGGCGGTCGCCTGGCCGACGTGCTGAACGCCATGCCTCAGGTATCCAGCCGCCTCAAACCGGAATTAATCGAGCAGTTGACGGACCCGGTCAATTACCTCGGCATCGCGCCGGAAATGGTTGATCAGGTGCTGGAAAAATCCGCCAAACGGCAATAA
- the rnz gene encoding ribonuclease Z, giving the protein MELIFLGTNAGVPTKERNVTSIALDLHGIRPAFWLFDCGEGTQHQILRTPVKPGKLEKIFITHLHGDHLFGLPGLLCSRSMAGIETPLTLYGPAGLKAFVEATLTLSGSWLTYPLEVVEVVPGTVFEDHQFRVTAHELSHTLYCVGYRIEERPKPGPLDVRKLAAEGVKPGAYFQQLKRGETVTLDDGRVLNGWDYVGPGLPGKSLAIFGDTRPTPEALKLAAGVDVMVHEATLEGAMAERADERGHSTTLQTAATARDAGAKRLIITHFSARYGREDLIRLCQECQTLFPATEVATDLATFRV; this is encoded by the coding sequence ATGGAACTGATTTTTCTCGGCACTAACGCCGGCGTGCCCACCAAAGAGCGCAACGTCACCAGCATCGCGCTCGATCTGCACGGCATTCGCCCGGCATTCTGGCTGTTTGACTGCGGTGAAGGCACCCAGCACCAAATTTTGCGCACCCCGGTCAAACCCGGCAAGCTGGAGAAGATTTTCATCACCCATCTGCACGGCGATCATCTGTTCGGGCTGCCCGGCCTGCTTTGCTCGCGCTCCATGGCAGGCATTGAGACGCCGCTGACGCTCTACGGCCCGGCCGGGCTGAAAGCCTTTGTCGAAGCCACGCTTACGCTGAGCGGTTCCTGGCTCACTTATCCACTGGAGGTGGTGGAGGTCGTTCCCGGTACGGTGTTTGAAGACCATCAGTTTAGGGTGACGGCGCATGAGCTGTCGCACACCCTGTATTGCGTGGGATACCGCATTGAAGAGCGCCCCAAACCGGGCCCGCTGGACGTGCGCAAACTGGCGGCGGAGGGCGTCAAACCCGGCGCCTATTTCCAGCAGTTAAAACGCGGGGAAACCGTGACGCTGGACGACGGGCGGGTGCTGAACGGCTGGGATTACGTCGGCCCCGGCTTGCCGGGCAAGTCGCTGGCGATTTTCGGCGACACCCGCCCGACGCCGGAAGCGCTCAAACTGGCCGCCGGCGTCGATGTGATGGTGCATGAAGCCACTCTGGAAGGAGCGATGGCGGAGCGCGCCGACGAGCGCGGGCATTCCACCACCCTGCAAACCGCCGCCACCGCGCGGGACGCCGGCGCCAAGCGGTTGATCATCACCCATTTTAGCGCCCGCTACGGCCGGGAAGATCTGATACGCCTGTGTCAGGAATGTCAGACGCTGTTCCCGGCCACCGAGGTCGCTACCGATCTGGCCACTTTTCGGGTATAG